The DNA segment AAGGGGTGGGTTTCGGCGACGGGAGCATGATAAACGGCGCCACTATTGTCTGTACGGTCGGCAACGCCCCTTGCGCAATGGTCGGGAAGCTCGATATCCCGATGGAAAAGGGCAGGCTGCTTACCGAGCCCGATATGAGGGTAAAGGGCAGGGATAATCTCTGGGCGATAGGGGACTGCGCCATTATTACAAACGATTACGACAAGGCTCAGAGCCCCCCTACGGGACAGTTTGCCGAGCGCCAGGGCACTCAGGCGGCGAACAATATAGCGCGCGTACTGACGGGAGAAGAGACCAGGCCTTTCAGGTTTAAACCCCTTGGGCAGTTATGCGCGATCGGGGGTCATAACGCAGTGGCGGAGTTTCTGGGCCTCCAGATATCGGGGTTCCTCGCCTGGGTTCTGTGGCGCTCGGTATATCTGTTCAAGCTGCCGACCCTGTCCCACCGCTTAAAGGTGGGATTCGACTGGGCATGGGAGATATTCTATTCACGGGACCTCGCGCACCCGAAAGGGGACACGACCGAAAGGATATCGAAGGCGCATTATCAGCCCGGGGACTATGTGTTCAAAGAAGGAGACCCTTCCAATAACTTCTATATCATCGAGTCGGGCGAAGTCGAGGTCGTTCGGAAGTCTCCCGATAACGGCGGGGAAAGTATCGTGGCCATACTCGGACCGGGGGATTTTTTCGGAGAGATAGCGCTTCTCGAAAACCGTAACCGAAGCTCCGCCGTGCGCGCCAGGTCCGATGTGGAGCTCACGGTCATGGGCAAAAAGGTCTTTCAGCAAATATCCGGCACGCTCGCCCCGTTCAGGGAATTCCTTGCCGATGCGGTGAAGAGGCGAAGCGGCAACTTGTGGCAAAGAATACCCGCTGCGTACGACATACTTCAGGGGCAGCCTCTCAGTACCTTTATAAAACCCCTGCCCGAGACCCTTTCCCCTCATGAAACATTCGAGGATGCTGTGGGGAAATTCAGCGACCTAGATCTCGATTTCTGCTGTGTCGTGGACAACGGCAATAAACTCAAGGGAATTCTGACCCGCACGGATGTATTCAGAGCGGTTGAAAGGGGGGTAAGGCTTGAGACGGAAGTGGCGGATTTTATGAATCAATCCCCGGTTGTAGCCACGCTCGGCGATTCGAGCACGATTGTGGCGTCCATGATGCGGGAGCACGACCTCAAATCGGTCCCCATAGTGGATGACCCGGACAACCTGCATGTGGAGGGATACGTCAGGCGGGACAGGATGATAGGGTTCGTTCTGAAAAAGCTCGGCAGGAAGGAGACCGGGAATTAAAGTTTTCCGATCAGTATTCCGGCTCCGAGCACGATGACTCCCCCTACTATCACCTGAAAGGTGGCCGACAAAAACGGGGTGTCCATATATCTGTTTCTGATGTAGGCGATGGCTATGAGCTCTATCGCTACCACAACGCTCGCGATGATGAGCGCTGTTTCGAATTTCTTTATCAGGAAGGGGAGGGCGTGCCCTATCGCTCCGAGAAATGTCATAAGCCCCTCGACTATTCCCCTTAGCCAGGGGCTTCCTCTCCCGCTGATTTTCCCGTCGTCCGAGAGCGCTTCCGAGAAAGCCATGCTTATACCCGCGCCGACGGCGGTCGCGAGGCCGACTATGAAGGCCGTTTTGCTGTCCTTCGTAGCGAGCGCCGCCGCAAATAGCGGGGCGAGGGACGATACGGTCCCGTCCATAAGTCCGGCGAGCCCCGGTTGAACAATCTGGAGAATGAATCTCCTTCGTTCATCGTCGTTCGGTGCGCCCCCGTCCGGATTCGGTACATTGAGTCCCTGCATTTCGTTTACTATTATACAGCCGTTTTTTCTTTGATCCTCCAAGTCGGTTTTGAGTATTACACTCTTGGAGTTTCGCTTGAATTGGTATATTTTTGTAGTTAGAATGGTTTTTGGGGGAGTGGATTATAAATAAATTTACGGAGGTTATGATGAGAAAGATAGCTCTTACTTTCAGTTTCCTTTTATTGGCGTTCTCCGCGGGCATAAGCCTGCAAGCCGCCGAGCACGGTATAACCATAGGCGAGTTCAGGCAGATGTACGACAGCCTTTTAGCGGGCAAGACGCTGGTCACCGAGACCGAAGAGGACGGGATGTCTGTAAGGACGGAAAGGAATTACGGACAGGCGATAAGCGTCGGAGGGGAAGATTTTGAAGTGCCTGTGCAAAGGGTTATAACCAAGACAAAAGACGGGCAAATGGTACAGAGAGTGACTGTAAGCATCCTGGACAGGGTTAATGACATAGGCGGTCAGCCTATCATATACGAGGAAGCCAGGAAATTGGTGGTTGAAAATCCGGAAGCGGCTCCTCTGGATACTGAGGAAATTGAATTTCTCGGGCTTTTCCGTGTGTCAAAAAATGACAAGGGCGGTTTTGATGTTCATAATTTCGGACTGATTCCAACTGTTATCGTAGAAAATAACACCAATAAAATCAGCGGATCGAACGTTTCATATTCCTGTTATCCGGAAAATAATGCCACAAAGTGCGTATTGACGGTTCGCGATTATCGTCTCGGAGACTACACGCCCCTTATGGGTTATCAGCTTATGGAGCCAATCGGAGGCGATTTCGTAGAGACTGCCGTTGAGGTAAAACAGTAAGATTCTCCACGCGTTCATTTTCGTTATCAACAAATTAAAAGTAAATCAGGGAGGCAAATAAATTGAAAAAAATACTCTTGATTATATCGACAATTGCCGTGCTTGGATGTCAGACTTACACGCCTGTAATAGACCCTGCGAGTGTGCGCAACGACGACGCGTATTACAGGGATCAGGCGGAATGCAGGGCGATTGCCCAGCAGGGAGCGCCTGGCTGGAAAGACACAGCCAAGGACACGGTGGTCGGAGGAGCGGTGGGAACGGGAGCCGGGGCGCTGATAGGCACAATAGCTGGAGATACCGTTAAAGGCCTTGCATACGGGGCTGTAGTCGGCGGGCTTGCGGGCGGAGCCAAGGGGGTATATGATTCCGAGAAGGGGTATGAGGACATTTACAGGAACTGCATGAGAGGCAGGGGCTATAATGTCCTTAACTGACGCTGAATTTCTGTTATGAGCAGACCCAATATCGGGAAATTACTGGAACTCTTTGACCTGGATAGGGATTTCACGGATGAAGAGCTGAGAGTCGCTTACAAAGACCTGGTTCAGGTCTGGCATCCCGATAAATACGCTCATAACGAAAGGTTAAAGACACGCGCGGAAAATAAGATCAAGGAATTAAATGAAGCCTATACCACTCTGCGCAAGGTTCTTAATAATAACCCGGGCTTGAACCCCCGACCGGCGGGCGCTCCGCAGGGCTCGCCGGGCAGCGGTTTTATCAACAGTATTTTTCACCCGACGGATTTCAAGGAAGCGAGTGATATTGCCTTTGCCCATGCGCTCAAGCTTTCGGTGGCCGCGAGGGCGAGACTCGATTTATTCCACGTATCCCCCGAGAGAAATAAGGAATTAATCTCCGAATTCCCCAAGATAAGGGATACGCTTGTCAAGTGGAACGTTCTGCCTGAAAACTCTTCTCAGGAGGACTTCCGGAACCTGGGTTTTTACTATCAGAAAATAATCGGTTTTCACAAGGATACCGTAAGCTCTATTCTTCAATATCTGGATCAGCATCCTTCCGACATGACGGTGCTCGCTACTCGCCAAAAGACCGGAGCCGGGAGTTTGCTCTTCAAATCCGTTGCGGAGAAGGTATCGAGAAAATCAGGGGGAATGACCCTTTTTCTGCAGGATAAGAAAGACGGCTTTGTTACGCTTGACGAGGGGAAGGTGACGCTCAAAAATATCCTGATTCCGGTAGACGACAAGCCCGACCCGATGCTTTCCGTAAACGCCGCTTTTAGAATCGCTCAGCTTCTCGAATGCGGCGAGTGCTATTTCACGCTTCTATACGTGGGCGATGCATCCGGAATGCCTGATTTTAATCCGCCTGCTCACGGTTCGTGGGAATGGAAAAAGCTGACGCTCGGCGGTAATGTAGTCGAAACGATCCTGGGTGTAGCCGGGGATATTTCAGCGGACTTGGTAGTAATGGGCACACAGGGACATCAGGGGTTTCTGGACGCCCTCAGGGGAAACACGACAGAACAGGTGTTAAGACGAGGCGCGAGCCCTCTCCTGGCCGTGCCGGAACGAAGAACTTTAAAAAGAAATGCCTGGAGGTAAAGATAATTAAATCGGTATTCGCAAATCAGGTATAGTCCCTGTCGTCTTGCCGCGGTATATGATTGGGGCAGACTTTAAGCTCAATATTCCGTTTTGTCCGGGGAGTTGTAATAATCCTGCTGATATTTTAAGGGTACATCCCCGATATTGTTTGTTATATGAAGGTTCCCTTCGTCGTCCACCCATTTATAGATCGGATTTCTCGAAGGCGGATTTGAGGCATAATCCGGGCCGTTTCCGGTCTCTTCATAAGGGGACGTAGTGGAAATGGATGGTTCAGGGCTTTCTTCTCCCTCTTCCGTGGTTCCCTCGTCTTTATCCTTCTCCGTCTCGGGCTCTCTACGGGGGTTGATCTCGAGGTTGCTCTTTCGTTCGCTGCTTCGGCCCAGTGTACTGCCGCCTTCCCCGCTCTCCATCGTGGAAAGTCCGAAGTTGTTGAGGTCTTCCTCCGGCCAGTAGTAATACTCGTACGGCTGCTCCTCTATGTTTACGATCGGCTCGGAGGGGTCCGTACCTGTTTGGCTCTCGGTCTGGTTATTGGAAGGCCTGGATTCTCCCGTTTGCGCGGAGGCTTCGTAAGTCAGGAATGTTATCGACATTATAATAAGACAAATAACCGGGACTATTCTCACTTCACTGCTCCTCTTTGTAGTTGTGATAATAATTATAACCCGAAACGCATCTGTAATAGTAAATCCTGGATTAAGACAAACGGTATTCTCCCCGGTTTGATCCATGCACACATTGCGCGCCTCTACGGTTACTGCGCAGAATCTGCGCTCATATTTAATTTCTCCGGACCCCCTGCTTCTCAACAACTGTAGGAGCGGCATCCGGACGCGACGCACACGTAGTGTGATTTTACGATTCCTACTCAACACGTCTGCTGTAGCGAGCATCCTCTCAAGCCGCTTCACTCCCTTATGCCGGCGGATGCCATCCGCCCGCTCATCCCGAGGCGCAGAATCTGCGCTCATATACGATTTTTTTCGGCGCCCACGCATGTCACCGGCATCGGATAAAGAACCCGCTCACCCTGAGCCCAGTCGAAGGGTGATAACCTCCCTCCGTGGCTCCAGCTAACTTGGGCATCGTCATTGCGAGGTTGCGAAGCAACCGCGGCAATCTCGCCTTTCAAACTTTGTCATGCTGAATTTATTTCAGCATCTCGTCTTTTATGCTGAATTCTGAATCATGCATCTTGCTTCGTTTAGCCCGCTCATCCTGAGACAAGTCGAAGGATATAATCTTTTAATTTCCTTCCCCCTTCTAGGGGGAAGGTTAGGATGGGGGTATACCCGACCGTGCTGAGCGCACACAGGATGCAGTCGAAGGAGTCTTTAGTCTAACCATCATTGCGAGCATGTAACGATTTCGAGCGTGTGAGGAATCGGGTCCATTGACAGAAAGCCTGTTTTATTTTGTGTTACATTTTATAGATAAAATCACGTCAGGAGGAAGTAAATGAGGAATACGGCGTTTGCACTAGTAATTGCGGTTCTGGCAGCGGGGCTAATTTCAATGGACGCCTACGCCAGGGAAGGTATAAAAATAGTAAGTGTCGAGTCGGAGCCCGTCGCTGCGGCATCGGGGAAAAGCATCTCGGCCAAAAGTGTATGCCCTGCGGGTACAAGACTCATAAGCGGCGGAGGAGAATGTTACGGGTTCCTCAATACTGAGGGAAGAGCCGCTCTTACGAGAAGCGCTCCTGTGTTGGACGAATCTATATGGGTTGTCGAGTGCACGAACATGAACCGCAATGCCGGGGAACTTCAGGCAAGGGCGTGGGCCATTTGCGCCGATCCCGAAATTCTGGAGATTAAAGGCGGAAAGTAGCTACATATCCCTTGCTATTTTTCGGAAGGGGTCGGTATCTTGAAAAATATGGTGTATAGAACTGGCACTACGACAAGTGTGAGTATGGTCGCGAAAAGGAGTCCGAACATTATCGTAACCGCCATGGATACGAAAAACGCGTCCTGAAGGAGCGGGACCATGCCGAGTATAGTGGTGGCGGCTGCCATCATGACAGGGTTTAAACGGCTTACCCCCGAATCGACTACCGACCTGTACCTGTCCTTACCGCTCCTGATCTCCGTGTCGATCTGGTCGATAAGAACTATCGCGTTTTTAATCAGCATTCCGGACAGGCTCAAGAGTCCGAGCAGCGCCATAAAACCGAATGGCTGCC comes from the Deltaproteobacteria bacterium genome and includes:
- a CDS encoding FAD-dependent oxidoreductase; its protein translation is MPKKQIIIAGGGFAGVKCAGTLRRKLKPEEADVILFNSENYMVFQPLLAEVVGSSISPEPVAVPLRQMLPGVYCRTEDISGINMDDNYVEFTGDRGRKGMMHYDHLVIACGSDVNLGLIPGMADHAFPLKTVGDAITLRYHVLQQLENAEIADNADLRRWYLSFVVVGGGFSGVEVAGEINDLVRDTYKYYRNIPKEEIRVTLIHSRDQILPEVTPKLRDFARIKMEQAGINVTLNRRVSFVNPEGVGFGDGSMINGATIVCTVGNAPCAMVGKLDIPMEKGRLLTEPDMRVKGRDNLWAIGDCAIITNDYDKAQSPPTGQFAERQGTQAANNIARVLTGEETRPFRFKPLGQLCAIGGHNAVAEFLGLQISGFLAWVLWRSVYLFKLPTLSHRLKVGFDWAWEIFYSRDLAHPKGDTTERISKAHYQPGDYVFKEGDPSNNFYIIESGEVEVVRKSPDNGGESIVAILGPGDFFGEIALLENRNRSSAVRARSDVELTVMGKKVFQQISGTLAPFREFLADAVKRRSGNLWQRIPAAYDILQGQPLSTFIKPLPETLSPHETFEDAVGKFSDLDLDFCCVVDNGNKLKGILTRTDVFRAVERGVRLETEVADFMNQSPVVATLGDSSTIVASMMREHDLKSVPIVDDPDNLHVEGYVRRDRMIGFVLKKLGRKETGN
- a CDS encoding YMGG-like glycine zipper-containing protein; translation: MKKILLIISTIAVLGCQTYTPVIDPASVRNDDAYYRDQAECRAIAQQGAPGWKDTAKDTVVGGAVGTGAGALIGTIAGDTVKGLAYGAVVGGLAGGAKGVYDSEKGYEDIYRNCMRGRGYNVLN
- a CDS encoding universal stress protein, whose protein sequence is MSRPNIGKLLELFDLDRDFTDEELRVAYKDLVQVWHPDKYAHNERLKTRAENKIKELNEAYTTLRKVLNNNPGLNPRPAGAPQGSPGSGFINSIFHPTDFKEASDIAFAHALKLSVAARARLDLFHVSPERNKELISEFPKIRDTLVKWNVLPENSSQEDFRNLGFYYQKIIGFHKDTVSSILQYLDQHPSDMTVLATRQKTGAGSLLFKSVAEKVSRKSGGMTLFLQDKKDGFVTLDEGKVTLKNILIPVDDKPDPMLSVNAAFRIAQLLECGECYFTLLYVGDASGMPDFNPPAHGSWEWKKLTLGGNVVETILGVAGDISADLVVMGTQGHQGFLDALRGNTTEQVLRRGASPLLAVPERRTLKRNAWR